The sequence below is a genomic window from Thermoflavifilum sp..
ACCCGGTATTGAGTGATGCTCATACACAACCCTACTTCAACATCCGCGATTATGGAGCGAAAGGTGATGGGCATACCAACGATGCGCCGGCTATTAACCGGGCTATTGAAGCAGCACATGATGCCGGTGGGGGCACGGTGTTTTTCCCCACCGGCACTTATCTTTCCGGATCCATTCATCTGCAAAGCCATGTGACCCTGTATCTCGACAACGGCTGCGTGATCCTGGCCAGTGAAAATCCACAGGATTATGATGCAGCCGAACCCAATCCACATGATCAATATCAGGACTATGGCCACAGCCACTGGCATAACAGCCTGATCTGGGGAGAAAATCTCGAAGATATCGCCATCGAAGGGCCTGGCATGATCGACGGCAAAGGGCTTACGCGCAACTACCCGAGTGATCATATGCCCTCGGGCGTGGGCAATAAAGCCATCGCACTCAAAAACTGTCACAACGTAATCCTGAAAGATTTTAAAATTTATCGTGGGGGATGGTTCGGCCTGCTGCTGACCGGCGTGGACAACCTCACCATCGACAACCTGCTGATCGACACCAATCGCGATGGCATGGATATAGACGCCTGTAAAAACGTACATGTAACCAATTGCATCGTGAATTCGCCTTACGATGATGGCATATGCCTGAAAAGCTCATACGGACTGGGCTTTGCCAAGCCCACCGAAAACGTCACCATCAGCGACTGCATCGTGTCGGGCGACTATGTAATCGGCAGCGTGGTCAACGGTACTTATCAATTGTATCCCGATACCATGCGTGTGCCGCGTACCGGACGTATCAAATTCGGCACGGAATCCAACGGCGGGTTTAAAAACATCACGATTACCAATTGCGTGCTCGATCATTGTGGTGGTCTTGCCCTGGAAACCGTGGATGGGGGCGATTTAGAGAATGTGACGATCAGCAATATCACCATGCGCGATATCGTGAACATGCCCATCTTCATCAGGCTGGGAGCGCGATTGCGCGGGCCACAGGGCACACAACCGGGACGGGTGAACAAGGTAAGCATCAGCCATATCGTGGTATATAGCAGTGCATCGCGTGCGGCTTCCACCATCAGCGGCATTCCGGGACACGATATGGAAAACATCAGCCTGAGCGATATGCAAATCTTTTTGCAGGGCGGCGGCACGGCAGAGATGGCAAACATACAGCCCGCTGAAAAAGAAAATGCTTATCCCGAACCCACGATGTTTGGCACCTTGCCCAGTTATGGGTTTTATATCCGACATGTGAAACACATCACGTTGCACGATATCCAGATCCACACCCGACAGGCCGATGCCAGGCCCGTTATTCAAACCGATGACATGCACGATGCCGTGTTCCGCTTTATAAGCCTACCCGAACCGTATGCACATCCGGCATATCGATTTGTAAACAGCTCGGATATACAACTGTTTCAATGTGAGGGTGTGAAAGATGAACAGATCCATATCGCCCATGATGAAAAAAGATGAATAACCACATAAACCATCTTTGATATGAAATGGATTTGTATCAGCATTATGCTTTGCATCGTTACGCCATCGGTTGCACAAAACGCCATACCCGTCATGCAAACCGGCGGCAATATGATGCCCGATGAATGGATAGATGCATCGACCCATCACTTAATCGTCAAACTCAGTCGGCGAGCAGGCCATAATCGCAGCTTTTATTTTCACAACTATCCTTTTATTCAAACGCCCGACGGGAAAGGCTGGGAAATGATTTATTATGGAAGCACATCGCAGGGCGATCAACTGTTTGCCGTGAATTTGCAAACTTTTCAAAGCCGACAGATCACCCATCTGCCGTTTCGATTTGGGGGTGAAATCATTGCACCGAAATCAAGAACGGCTTATGTGCAAAGCAGAGATAGTGTGTTTAAAATCAACCTGGAAAATGGAAAAGCTGAACTGATATATGTTTTTCCCGATGATTTTCATGGGCATATTGCATCGGTGAATTGTAATGAAACGCTGCTGGCGGGCGTGTGGAGCGATCCGCGCGAAGCGGAAATTCTGCGCAGATATCCGTCCAAAAGCGGATTTTTTAATCGTATTTATGAAGCACATATTCCACATGTATTGTTTACCCTTAACCTGCAAACCAAACAAATGGAAAAAATAGATAGTGAGGATACCTGGTTGAATCATGAACAATTCTCGCCTACCGATCCTGATTTGCTGCTGTATGCACACGAGGGGCCCTGGGATCAGGTCGATCGTACCTGGTTGATCAACGTAAAAACAAAAGAAAAAATTCTGCTGCACAAACGATCGGTTCCTCATGAAATCAACGGCCATGAATGGTGGGCATCCGATGGAAAATCGGTGTGGTTTGATCTGCAAATACCCCGATCTGTAACCTTTTACATCGCAGGTGTGCCCATCAGCTATGCCAACGGCCGTTTCATCAAAGGAAAAGAAATACGTTATCCCATTACCCGCAATGAATGGTCGATTCATTTCAATCTATCGCCCGACCTGAGCATGTTTTGCGGAGATGGCGGCGATTCCACGCAGGTGGCGCATGCAAAAGATGGCATGTGGATCTATCTGTTTAAAAAGAACGGTGATCAATTACAGGCCGAACGATTGGTAGATATGCGATATCAACGCTATCGAGCACTGGAGCCTAATGTACATTTTTCACCAGATGGGAAATGGGTGATTTTTCGGGCCAACTTTGAAGGGCATGATGAAGTGTATGCGGTTAGTGTAAAGCGATATGAATAATACATCGAATACCTGCTGATAAGCAAAAATCGATTTTGCCATGATGAAACTTCGTTCAGGAATGGGTTTGTTGATTTTCCTCGGAACCATCCATCAACTTTTTGCTCAGGCATCATGGCCGCAAGTCCATGTAGAGGCCCGGCCCTGGACACGCTGGTGGTGGCTCGGCAATGCCGTAGATAGTGAAAGTATTGCTTATCAACTGCAGGCCCTGCATGATGCGGGCTTTGGAGGTGTGGAAATCACTCCGATCTACGGAGTGCATGGATACGAACAAAAAGAAATCCCCTACCTTTCTCCTCGGT
It includes:
- a CDS encoding glycoside hydrolase family 28 protein is translated as MSDAHTQPYFNIRDYGAKGDGHTNDAPAINRAIEAAHDAGGGTVFFPTGTYLSGSIHLQSHVTLYLDNGCVILASENPQDYDAAEPNPHDQYQDYGHSHWHNSLIWGENLEDIAIEGPGMIDGKGLTRNYPSDHMPSGVGNKAIALKNCHNVILKDFKIYRGGWFGLLLTGVDNLTIDNLLIDTNRDGMDIDACKNVHVTNCIVNSPYDDGICLKSSYGLGFAKPTENVTISDCIVSGDYVIGSVVNGTYQLYPDTMRVPRTGRIKFGTESNGGFKNITITNCVLDHCGGLALETVDGGDLENVTISNITMRDIVNMPIFIRLGARLRGPQGTQPGRVNKVSISHIVVYSSASRAASTISGIPGHDMENISLSDMQIFLQGGGTAEMANIQPAEKENAYPEPTMFGTLPSYGFYIRHVKHITLHDIQIHTRQADARPVIQTDDMHDAVFRFISLPEPYAHPAYRFVNSSDIQLFQCEGVKDEQIHIAHDEKR
- a CDS encoding oligogalacturonate lyase family protein, producing MKWICISIMLCIVTPSVAQNAIPVMQTGGNMMPDEWIDASTHHLIVKLSRRAGHNRSFYFHNYPFIQTPDGKGWEMIYYGSTSQGDQLFAVNLQTFQSRQITHLPFRFGGEIIAPKSRTAYVQSRDSVFKINLENGKAELIYVFPDDFHGHIASVNCNETLLAGVWSDPREAEILRRYPSKSGFFNRIYEAHIPHVLFTLNLQTKQMEKIDSEDTWLNHEQFSPTDPDLLLYAHEGPWDQVDRTWLINVKTKEKILLHKRSVPHEINGHEWWASDGKSVWFDLQIPRSVTFYIAGVPISYANGRFIKGKEIRYPITRNEWSIHFNLSPDLSMFCGDGGDSTQVAHAKDGMWIYLFKKNGDQLQAERLVDMRYQRYRALEPNVHFSPDGKWVIFRANFEGHDEVYAVSVKRYE